CTTCATCCGGATCGAAAAATGTATAGATCGCAGAAACACCGGCAGAGAGTACATCGGTGACCGCGATGCCCAGCAGGCGGCCCCGTGCGCGGAACTCCAGGTAGCGTGTGCTGCCCCAGGCCCGGTTCAGGAAGCTGCGAAATTGCTCGCGGTTGGGCGGGTACATCTCTCCGTCCTGATGTCGCTCCTCGATGTAGCGCGCGTAGAGCGCGTAGTGCTCGTCAGTATCGATAGTGCGCTGGTGGAATACATCGAGGTCGCGATTGCGGCGCCAGCAGCGGCGCTGGTTACGGTTGGGCTTAAACAGCTCAACCGGAATTCGCGCAGGGATGCAGGCCTGGCAGTGGGTACACTGTGGGCGGTACAGGTAGCTGCCGCTGCGGCGGAAACCGAGCTCCGAAAGGCGGCTGTACAGGCGTTGATCTACCTGAGTTTGGGGGTCGACAAAGACGGTGGTGGCCTCCTGCTCTGCCAGGTAGCCGCAGGGGTGGGGCAGGGTGGCGAGCAGGCGGACTGTATCCAGAGGAGAATGCTGGCTCATCTTGCCTGCGCCTGCCATCGCCAATACGTGGTTTCCCCGGCAGCCCGCCCAGCGAACTCTGTAGTTAATGTTTTCATGGCAAATGCCTGTTGCACCGTGGCCCGGGAGTGAAGGAATTCTATTCCGAGGGTAATTTGTGCTTCCGCAAAACACAATCTTCACTAATCGAGTGAGCGCGGGTCGGGAGAAAAGCGCGCACAGCGTCGGTTCGGTATTGGTGGGGAATCACGGCTGGGCAAGCAGTTCCGGCGCCGGTGCTGCAGGCCAGGGCGAGGGGAAGGCGGGTGCGGCTATCCCGGCGTTTAAAAGGCGCTCGAAGACTTCGCGGCTGACCTCGATTGCCCCCAGGCTGGAAAGGTGCGGGTTGCTGACCTGGCAGTCAATCAGCTCACAGCCCCAGCTGGCGAGCTGCCGCACCAGACCCGCAAATGCGACTTTTGAGGCATCTGTGGCGCGGTGAAACATGGATTCGCCGAAAAACACGCGGCCCATCGCCAGCCCGTAGAGCCCGCCCACCAGCTTGCCATCCAGCCAGGCCTCCACGGAATGCGCGTGCCCCAGGTGGTGCATGGCCAGGTAAGCGTCATGCATTTCGTCGGTGATCCAGGTGCCGGACTCCTGGGCGCGCGGCCCGGCACATCCCTCGAGCACCTGCTCAAACGCCTGGTCGAATGTCAGCTGGTAGCGCCCCTGGCGGATGACCTTTCTAAGGCTGCGACTGAACCGGACGGTATCCGGGCGCACGATACAGCGGGGGGAGGGAGACCACCAGAGGATTGGCTGGTCGTCTGAAAACCACGGAAATATACCCCGCCGATAGGCGGCGATAAGCCATTCCGGCGTGAGATCGCCGCCAATCGCCAGCAAGCCGTTGGGGTCGCGCAGCGCGGCGGATGTGTCCGGAAAGGCGATGGTGTCCGGGTCCAGCAGTGACAGGGTCTCATCCGTATCGTTGCTCAATCTTGCGCCTCATTCCTGGCTCGAGTTATCCAGATTCTGAACGAAAAAAGGCGGCTCTGCAGCCGCCTTTTTCGGGGATTCGACGGGCCTTACTGCGCGTCGAGGAAGCGCTCTGCGTCCAGTGCCGCCATACAGCCGGTGCCCGCCGAGGTTACCGCCTGACGGTAGATGTGGTCAGACACGTCACCGGCGGCAAAGACGCCGGGGATGGACGTCTGGGTGGCGTTACCGTGCAGGCCGCTTTCCACGATGATGTAACCACCGTTCATTTCCAGCTGGCCGGCAAAGATGTCGGTGTTGGGCTTGTGACCGATCGCGATAAACACGCCGGATACGTCCAGTTCCTTGGTGGTGTCGTCCTGCACATTCTTCAGGCGCACCCCGGTAACACCGTTGTCGTCACCCAGCACTTCGTCCAGGGTGTGGTGCCAGCACAGGTTGATGTTGCCGTTCTCGGCCTTGTCCAGCAGTCGGTCCTGAAGGATTTTTTCCGCGCGCAGTTCGTCGCGACGGTGTACCA
The nucleotide sequence above comes from Microbulbifer salipaludis. Encoded proteins:
- the aat gene encoding leucyl/phenylalanyl-tRNA--protein transferase, with the translated sequence MSNDTDETLSLLDPDTIAFPDTSAALRDPNGLLAIGGDLTPEWLIAAYRRGIFPWFSDDQPILWWSPSPRCIVRPDTVRFSRSLRKVIRQGRYQLTFDQAFEQVLEGCAGPRAQESGTWITDEMHDAYLAMHHLGHAHSVEAWLDGKLVGGLYGLAMGRVFFGESMFHRATDASKVAFAGLVRQLASWGCELIDCQVSNPHLSSLGAIEVSREVFERLLNAGIAAPAFPSPWPAAPAPELLAQP
- a CDS encoding arginyltransferase; the encoded protein is MSQHSPLDTVRLLATLPHPCGYLAEQEATTVFVDPQTQVDQRLYSRLSELGFRRSGSYLYRPQCTHCQACIPARIPVELFKPNRNQRRCWRRNRDLDVFHQRTIDTDEHYALYARYIEERHQDGEMYPPNREQFRSFLNRAWGSTRYLEFRARGRLLGIAVTDVLSAGVSAIYTFFDPDEVKRSLGTYSILYQVEWARRLGLPSLYLGYWIAQSQKMAYKSQFQPLETLQGNRWVLRSD